The Thermanaeromonas sp. C210 genome segment CTTCTATACTGTAAATAAACGTAAACACTCCACCGGCAAATAACCCGGGCATTACTAAGGGAATGAGGATATATTTAGCTACCTGTAACGGACTTGCGCCCAAGTCGTACGCTGCATCTATCACATCTTGGGGTATCGCCTTAAAAGTAGAGGTCACCGTACGGATCATATAAGGCATAACTACTAACATGTGGGCCATGATTATACCGGGGATAGTTTGGGAAAGGCCCAGCCTATTGAAAATGGAACCTAAACTTATGGCCACGGTAATTCCCGGAATTATGATGGGAAGTAAGACCATAATTTCTATCAAACCTTTACCCCAAAAGCTTTTTCTACCCAATACATAGGCTGTAGGTAATGCCAAAATTCCGGTCAGAATTGTAACAACGGGTGCTATAGTAAAGCTCAGTGCCATAGCCCGGGGCACCTCCTCCAAAGATAGGAGGTGTCGCCAAAAATGGAGGGAAAACGCCTTGGGATAAAGGTCCGGATATTCCCAGCCTACTTGGGGATCAATCAGCGACCACAACACCATCACAATGAGGGGCACTACAATGCTTATCAACAATAGGGTAATAAAAAGCCAGACGAATAATCTACGAAATCCACCTTGTTTTAAAAACCACAGGTAACGCGCACCTCTCCTGGTATCCATTGGCTTCCCCCCGACCCTCCGGTGTTAAACTAGATCAGCCGTGAACTTTCTGAGATAAGCGATTGTACCCGGCAATTACCAATATGGAAGTAACGATGATCACTGTAGCCAGGGCTCCGGCCAGCCCCCAATTCCCATCTTCCATGGCGCTCCTGTACATGAGAACAGGGATCGTTGTCGGATAAACAGGACCAATAAGCAAGGGTATTTCGAAACCACCAAAGGCACGAATAAAAACGAGAATTAGGGCTACCAGGATTCCGGGCATTGATAAGGGAATCAGTATATGCCGAATGATGGACCAACTGCCGGCCCCGAGATTCCGCGCCGCATCTATCAGTTCCTTGTTGATACTTTCCATTACCGCTAAAATGATGACGGCCTGAAACGGGACATTCTTCCAAATTTGAACTAACAGTATCCCGATGCCCCATTTATCCTGGATCAACTGTAGGGGCTTATCTATAATGTTGAGTTTTAAGAGAACAAGGTTAAAGAGACCGTGGGGAGCTATGACAGTCATAAGCATATAAGTGGCAATTAAAGCAGGTATTACTAAAGGGATCTTGAAGAGACTATTAATAAGCTCTTTGCCCGGGACTTTTTCCCGTATTATTAAGCATAGCGGCAGGGCTATCATAAGAGAACCAAAGGAAGACCCGAGGCCGATCCATAGTGAGAAAATAAAGGCCACAGAATAAAAGTCCTTTTTCAGCTCACTATAATGAGCAAGGGTAAAACCACTTTCTCCCGCAAAGTTTATGAGGCCAAAACTGGACAAAACAGTTGCTATTAAGGGCAGGACGAAGAAGGCTAGGATAAACCCCGCGCCGGGTAACAGTAGGAGTAAAAGGGCTATCTTCTCTTTCAGCATCCTGGACATAGGCCGCTCTCCCCCTGCAATGCCACAATTCCGCATTTTTCAGGTGGCAGGTAAACATTGACTATTTCCTCCGGTTTAAACTTCCCTTCGCCGCTTTGCTGTGCCCTTAACCGCGTCCCGCCGATGTCCAGGTGATAGTCCGTGATACTACCCATGTAGGTCCGAATGGACACCCTAGCTTTAAACAAATTTTCCGTTGCACTATTCGGTGAAAGGATTATGTCTTCTGGTCGTATATAGGCAATAACTTCGCTTCCTTTTTCAATTTTGCCAGAGATCCTTTCAACCTTTAGATTGCCTATAGGTGTCTCTAATAAGCAGCCCTTCTCATTCACTTCCTCTACTGTTCCCTTTATGAAGTTCGCCAAACCGATAAAGTCAGCCACAAACTGGGAGTTTGGCCTTTTATATATTTCCTCCGGGGCCCCTACCTGTAGGAGGTAACCTTGCCTCATAATGGCTATCCTATCAGAGATAACTAGCGCTTCTGCCTGATCGTGGGTGACGTAAACAGTAGTAATACCTAACCTTTGTTGCAGTTCCCTAATCTCGATACGCATCCTTTCCCTGAGCTTAGCATCTAAGTTGCTCAAGGGCTCATCAAAAAGGAGGATCCTGGGGTGCATAACCAGAGCCCTGGCCAGAGCCACCCTCTGTTGCTGGCCGCCGGATAATTCCCGGGGAAGGCGGTCTTCTAACCCGCTTAATCCCACCAGATTCACGGCCCATTCTAGTCGTTCGTTAATAATCTTGCGGGGTACTTTTTTCATTTTTAGACCGAAGGATATATTGCCTTTAACCGTCATATGGGGAAATAAGGCATAGCTTTGGAAAACCATTGCCGTATCGCGACGGTTTGGAGGCAAATCGTTTACCCTTTGATCGTCGAAGTAGATATCCCCTTGATCCGGATAAACAAATCCCGCAATTATGCGTAAGAGGGTGGTCTTGCCGCAGCCCGAGGGGCCGAGAAGAGTGAGAAACTCCCCCTCCTTTACATGTAAAGAAAAATCATTTATGACCTTAATTTTACCAAAGGCCTTGCTAATATTTATCAGCTTGAGCTCTGCCATATCTTCAACTCCTTCTTAGGGGTTGGTATTTTTGCCTTAAACTCCCGATAGTTAACTTAGGTTCCTTTAAACTTGGTGGTAGAATTCCTGACAACCAATTTAGTAGGTAAAACGATTTTTGTAGCCGCTTCTTCCTTGTTGCGGATCCTATTTATCAGCTTCATTATGGCCAGCTGCCCCATTTGCCGCATAGGTTGGGCTACACTCGTTAATGGCGGTTCAGCTATAGAGGCAAAAACGGTGTCATCAAAACTCACGATGGAAACATCTTCAGGAATGTTGATTCTCAATTCCTTCAATCCTCTAATTACCCCGATGGCCAGGACATCATTAGTTGCGAAAATGGCGGAGGGACGGGTCTTCCAATAAAAACTTTTTATTTTCTTATAGGTCTCTTCTAAGGTCTTAAATCCGGTAAGGATAAGGTGCTCAACTATCGGAAGTCCCGCATCCTTTAGGGCCTTTTCATATCCCGCAAGACGTTCCTGGGTGGATTTAATTGTTAAAGGCTCCCCTACGAAGGCAATGGTGCGGTGGCCTAGTTCGATTAAATACTTCACACCTTCGTAGGCCCCTTGAACATTATCGGCTAGCACTACATCCACTCCGCTGCCCTCAACTTCTCTAGCAATTAATACCATAGGAAATTTCTTTTCTTTCAACATAAGAATGTTCTGGTTCACTATTTCTGATGTAGCAAAAATCAAGCCGTCTACACTTTTTTGTAATAACAGATTGATATATTTAGTTTCTTTTTCGGAATCATTATCTGTATTACAAATAATAGTATTAAAGCCAAATTTGTTGGCTGCATCTTCTGCTCCACGAGTTATCTCTGCAAAAAACGGATTGGAGATATCGGGTATAAGTAAACCTACCGTGTAAGTAACCTTTTTCATCAGGGCAGCCGCCAATATGTTGGGGGAGTAGTTGAGCTCCTGCATAACTTGCAACACTTTTTCCCTGGTCTTTTCGGATACAAAGGGATAACCGTTAATCACCCGCGAGACGGTAGCTATGGATACGCCTGCAGCCTTAGCTACATCATAAATAGTCGGCACACACATTCACTCCCGGTCGGAAGCGCTTACAGGGACGCCCCGGAATAATGGTTCTAAACCAAATCTGCTAGCCCACCTCAACCGGTTCTAGTTCCCCACACATAGTCAGGTTTCAGTTGTAAAACTGTTCTATGTAACTCCTAACCTCGTCCGTTGTCCCTCTAAAGGGACCGGGTGTCTCCATTTTCAAGGAAACCAACGCACTCGCAAAGAGGAGGGATTCTTCAATCCCCGCTCTTAGCCGCCTGGCTGTATAACTGCCAAAGCAGGTATCGCCTCTCCCGGTTCGCCCCGACAAATTCCGTGGTTTTAAGGGCTGGGAATAAAAACTTTTGCCGTCATAAACCAAGACTTTGCCGTGTTGAGTAATCATTATCTCCTTCGCACCCCACAAGTGAAGCAACCGCGCCGCTTCATGGGGCAAACTACACCCGGTAACAACTTCAGCTTCTACGGCATCCGCCTTAAAGAAATCAACGAGCGGTAAGTATTTCTTTTTTAGGGGCCAATCCCGAAGAACTATACGCCCATCCTTCTCCACCTCACGCAAAATTCCCTGGGCATCCAGGGCAATCCTCCCCTGCCCCGATAAGTTCTCTAACATGGTAAGTTGAAAATCACCAGCAATTAAACCCGCAAAATAATAAATTTTGGCAGCAACGTTCGGCAGGTCTTCCATGGTAAAAGGATCCGCAACAGCCAAAGCCGTAGAAATTCTCTTTTCTCGATCTTCCGAAAAGTATTCATTTCTAATAGAGGTTGTTTGGGAAGAATATACACAATAAATATCCTCTTTGGGTAAATTAAAGACATCCAGCAGGCCCTTATCTTGTTCCGAAACCTTAGTTAACACCCCTATCTTACTCCCGCTAGCCGCCGCCGCACAGCCGGCATATATAACAGCACCGCCGATAAGTTCCTCCTTCGCACCTTTAAACACGATTTCATCTTTAGAAATATGTCCAATGATAAATACCTCATAATTCTTAGTCACGACTTTTCCTCCGTGTTTTGTAATTCTGTTTTATTTTATACCATACCGGAGTTCACAAAATACCGGTTTCTTGAAAGCGCTTACACCAGGTACTTGTTTAATATATTTCGCCGCCCGGATCAGAAATCCTCCTACATCAATTTAATTTTTTTATTCACTTATCCAACAATACTTCGTTGCTTCTTGTTCTTTATCTCACAATCGACCCGTTAGAAGCCTTCCCTGCACTCCTCCTTCACCATCCCCCTTTCCGCCGCATATTTCTATTAGTAAAAGTCTAAAGGAGAGGTTACCATGACTGATTTCCGCCAAATACCTCCCTGCCCTGAAGGGAACCTCTACACCATTCGCCCAGGAGACACTCTATTCGCTATTGCCCAGAGGTTTGGCATATCCGTCGATGATTTAATAGAAGCCAATCCGGGCATCGATCCCAACAATCTGCAAGTAGGCCAGATCATCTGCATTCCCCTGGCCGTTCCTCCTCCGGTGTGTCCCCCGGGCTCGACTATCTATACCATCAGGGCGGGCGACACCTTCTTTAGTATTGCCAGGCGTTTCGGCATCAGCGTGGAAGACTTGATCAGGGCCAACCCCGGGATAGACCCTGAAGCCCTGCTGATAGGCCAGCAAATTTGTGTCCCGGCCGCCCCACCGCCAGGTGTATGCCCTCGTGGGACCTTTGCCTACACCATCCAGGCCGGTGATACTTTCTTCCG includes the following:
- a CDS encoding ABC transporter permease, with protein sequence MDTRRGARYLWFLKQGGFRRLFVWLFITLLLISIVVPLIVMVLWSLIDPQVGWEYPDLYPKAFSLHFWRHLLSLEEVPRAMALSFTIAPVVTILTGILALPTAYVLGRKSFWGKGLIEIMVLLPIIIPGITVAISLGSIFNRLGLSQTIPGIIMAHMLVVMPYMIRTVTSTFKAIPQDVIDAAYDLGASPLQVAKYILIPLVMPGLFAGGVFTFIYSIEEFVLTFIIATPTYQTVPTLLFSYLGYYFSRPLASAISLIILVPTIFTLFLAEKFLKAEYLSSGFGKF
- a CDS encoding ABC transporter permease, whose amino-acid sequence is MSRMLKEKIALLLLLLPGAGFILAFFVLPLIATVLSSFGLINFAGESGFTLAHYSELKKDFYSVAFIFSLWIGLGSSFGSLMIALPLCLIIREKVPGKELINSLFKIPLVIPALIATYMLMTVIAPHGLFNLVLLKLNIIDKPLQLIQDKWGIGILLVQIWKNVPFQAVIILAVMESINKELIDAARNLGAGSWSIIRHILIPLSMPGILVALILVFIRAFGGFEIPLLIGPVYPTTIPVLMYRSAMEDGNWGLAGALATVIIVTSILVIAGYNRLSQKVHG
- a CDS encoding ABC transporter ATP-binding protein, whose translation is MAELKLINISKAFGKIKVINDFSLHVKEGEFLTLLGPSGCGKTTLLRIIAGFVYPDQGDIYFDDQRVNDLPPNRRDTAMVFQSYALFPHMTVKGNISFGLKMKKVPRKIINERLEWAVNLVGLSGLEDRLPRELSGGQQQRVALARALVMHPRILLFDEPLSNLDAKLRERMRIEIRELQQRLGITTVYVTHDQAEALVISDRIAIMRQGYLLQVGAPEEIYKRPNSQFVADFIGLANFIKGTVEEVNEKGCLLETPIGNLKVERISGKIEKGSEVIAYIRPEDIILSPNSATENLFKARVSIRTYMGSITDYHLDIGGTRLRAQQSGEGKFKPEEIVNVYLPPEKCGIVALQGESGLCPGC
- a CDS encoding LacI family DNA-binding transcriptional regulator; translation: MPTIYDVAKAAGVSIATVSRVINGYPFVSEKTREKVLQVMQELNYSPNILAAALMKKVTYTVGLLIPDISNPFFAEITRGAEDAANKFGFNTIICNTDNDSEKETKYINLLLQKSVDGLIFATSEIVNQNILMLKEKKFPMVLIAREVEGSGVDVVLADNVQGAYEGVKYLIELGHRTIAFVGEPLTIKSTQERLAGYEKALKDAGLPIVEHLILTGFKTLEETYKKIKSFYWKTRPSAIFATNDVLAIGVIRGLKELRINIPEDVSIVSFDDTVFASIAEPPLTSVAQPMRQMGQLAIMKLINRIRNKEEAATKIVLPTKLVVRNSTTKFKGT
- a CDS encoding PfkB family carbohydrate kinase, whose protein sequence is MTKNYEVFIIGHISKDEIVFKGAKEELIGGAVIYAGCAAAASGSKIGVLTKVSEQDKGLLDVFNLPKEDIYCVYSSQTTSIRNEYFSEDREKRISTALAVADPFTMEDLPNVAAKIYYFAGLIAGDFQLTMLENLSGQGRIALDAQGILREVEKDGRIVLRDWPLKKKYLPLVDFFKADAVEAEVVTGCSLPHEAARLLHLWGAKEIMITQHGKVLVYDGKSFYSQPLKPRNLSGRTGRGDTCFGSYTARRLRAGIEESLLFASALVSLKMETPGPFRGTTDEVRSYIEQFYN
- a CDS encoding LysM peptidoglycan-binding domain-containing protein: MTDFRQIPPCPEGNLYTIRPGDTLFAIAQRFGISVDDLIEANPGIDPNNLQVGQIICIPLAVPPPVCPPGSTIYTIRAGDTFFSIARRFGISVEDLIRANPGIDPEALLIGQQICVPAAPPPGVCPRGTFAYTIQAGDTFFRLAQRFGTTVEAIQEANPFVDPLNLQVGQLICIPTGRRCPAGSFPYVIQPGDTFFSLARRFNTTVASIQSLNPNVDPNNLQIGQVICIPREV